From Nicotiana tabacum cultivar K326 chromosome 20, ASM71507v2, whole genome shotgun sequence, one genomic window encodes:
- the LOC142174349 gene encoding secreted RxLR effector protein 78-like, translating into MVGILPGLISEEQAGFVKDRSIVENVLLTQEIVTDMKLKTKVGPNVVIKLHMTKAYNRLSWLFLTKVLRKMGFSERFIGLVFDLVGNNWYSVLINGKPHGFFKSSRGVKQGDPLSPTLFILAAEALSRGLNLLHTNLYFCGFGMPKWTPKSIILHT; encoded by the coding sequence ATGGTGGGTATATTACCAGGCTTAATATCAGAGGAGCAAGCAGGGTTTGTGAAGGATAGAAGCATAGTGGAAAATGTTTTGTTAACTCAGGAGATAGTCACAGATATGAAGCTCAAAACTAAAGTTGGTCCTAATGTTGTGATCAAACTCCATATGACGAAAGCATATAATAGGTTGTCATGGTTATTTCTTACTAAAGTGCTGAGGAAAATGGGATTCTCTGAAAGGTTTATTGGATTGGTATTTGATTTGGTTGGAAATAATTGGTATTCAGTTCTAATAAATGGAAAGCCACATGGTTTTTTCAAATCATCGAGGGGAGTAAAGCAAGGGGATCCATTGTCTCCGACACTTTTTATTCTGGCTGCTGAAGCTTTGTCAAGGGGATTGAATTTGCTGCATACAAACCTGTACTTTTGTGGCTTTGGAATGCCTAAATGGACCCCAAAGTCAATCATCTTGCATACGTAG